The Pseudodesulfovibrio hydrargyri genome segment TCAACGTGGTCCTGGAAGAAAGCTTCTCCGGCATCAAGGTCATCAAGGCCTTTGCCAACGAAGTCCGGGAAGATTTCAAATTCAAGAAGGAAAACGACAGCCTGACCCGGCTGCTCGTGCGCAAGATACTCTACAACGAGGGGTCCTCGCGGGCCATGGACATAGTCGGCGCCTGCGCCGGGGCCTCGGTCCTGTGGTTCGGCGGCATGCGCGTCATCAACGGCGACATGACCCCCGGCGATCTGATGGCCTTTTCCCTGTGCGTGCTTCAATTGTATGAACCGATCAAGAAGTTGAACACCGCCAACAACGAGATCCAGGGCGGCCTGGCGGGTGCCGAACGCGTCTTCGACATCCTCGACTCCCCCTCCATCCAGGTGGAGGAGGAAGGCAAGACCGTATTCGACGGCTCCCTGCGCAGTCTCGTGTTCCGGAGCGTCCGGTTCACCTACCCCGGCTGCCCGGCTCCGGCCGTGGACGGGGTCGACCTGACCATCGAAGCCGGACAGCGCGTGGCCATCGTCGGGCCCAGCGGCTCGGGCAAGACCACCCTGGTCAACCTGATCCCCCGCTTCTACCTGGCTCAGGAAGGGGTCGTGGAACTCAACGGAGTCCCGTTGGAGGACTACACCCTGGAGAGCCTGCGCACGCACCTGGGCCTGGTCTCCCAGGACACCTTCCTGTTCAACGTGTCCATTGCCGACAACATCGCCTATGCCCATGACGGCTACGAGATGAGCGACGTACGGCGCGCGGCGGACGCGGCCTTTGCCCATGAGTTCATCACCGTGATGCCCGAAGGCTACGACACCGTGGTCGGCGAGGGCGGGGTCAAGATTTCCGGCGGCCAGAAACAGCGGCTGACCATCGCCCGGGCGATCATGAAGAACCCGTCCCTGCTCATCCTGGACGAAGCCACCAGCGCGCTGGACACGGAATCCGAACGGGTGGTCCAGAAGGCCCTGGACAACCTCATGCAGGGCCGCACCTCCATCGTCATCGCCCACCGCCTCTCGACCATCCTCACCGCCGACGTCATCGTGGTCATGAAGGACGGCCGGATCGTCGCCAGAGGCAAGCACGACGAACTGCTGGCCACCTGCCCCCTCTACGACCGGCTCTACCAGATGCAATTCGAAGACACGACGGAGACAAGCCGGGCGGACGCCGCCTGCACCGCCCCGCGTTTGGTCTGATTTTCACCCCGCCTTCGATCTTCACGGCCAATGCCGCGGGTTCGCCGCCATCGACGAATCGAGACAACGGCAACGCCGTAGGGATGGGCTCACCTGACTCGGCGTGAACCTTCCCCGAGGGCGCTTTCTGGCCGCGCGACGGATGGGGCGGGCTTGCCCGTACAGACGGGAATGTTTATCATTCCAAAATGCAGCATGTTCCCTCCCGCCGCCTCCGGCGATTCATCCCGGCCGCGTTGGCCCTCTCCCTGCTCCTCCTGGCCGCGCCGGCCCTGGCCGACGTGGTGCGCACGGTGTCCACCGAATACTACATGGTGGAAGGGACCGAGCCGACGACCATCATCCTCAATCTCAAACGCAGCTCCCCCCTGAACGAGGGGAACAAGACGTACCAGGCCAACACGCGCACGTACATTCGGACCACCTACAACATCGAGCAGCGCGGGGATACCTGCCGGATCACCAACGTCGTCGTCTATCTGCACCTGACCTATCTCTACCCCAAGCTCAAGCACAGCGTGGACTTCGAGACCCGAAAGTGGTGGCGCGGTTTCTACCGCCAACTCGAAAAGCACGAACTCATTCACGGCGAAATATCCACCAAGGCGGCCCACAAGTTGAGCGACACCCTGGAGAACCTCAAAACCGGCGACTGTCACAACATCAAGAGCACCGCCAAGGTCAAGGCCCGCCGCATTCTGGAACAAATGAAAAAGGACCAGGTGTCCTACGACGCCCTCACCCAACACGGATTCAAACAGCAAAGGAATATGGGACGCTATCCTTAAGCGGCTTTCGAGAATGGATTGGGGGCAGTGGAGAGAGCCGCTACAGGTGGCTTTGCCACCCGTAGCGCTCCAAAGAAAAGTCAAAACAAAGTCCTTGGCTCATCTCTGAGTCAGGGACTTTGTTTTGCGCTGTTGCCCCGCGCAGCGGATATACAAAGCTTTGGAAAAGGATGGGGATGGGGGGCCGGGGGCATTACAAAAAAGGGGCGACGGTACACCGTCGCCCCTTTTTATTTGTGTCGGGTTCGCCTTATTCCATGGGGGCCGGGTTTTTCATGTCCCAGATGCCGCAGGGGCAGGCGTCGGCGCAGAAGCCGCAGGCGATGCACTTGTCCGGGTCGACCACTCGTTCGAAGCCGCCGTCGGGCAACTCGTTGCGCTTGATGGCGTTTTGCGGACAGAGGGTGTCGCAGATGTAGCAGTCGCGGCAGGAGCCGCAGCTGGAGCATTCCGCGCCGCACTGGTTGGCGTCGCTGAACTCGATGACGCGCGGGTCGAAGTACTCCAGCGTCATGCGCGTGTAATCGATCATGTCGCGGGTGTCGGACTGCGGACGACGGTTGTTGAAGATGTCGTCGATGACCTCGGCCGCGCGTCGGCCGTGGCCGATGGCATGGGTCAGCAGCCCGGGACGGACGGCGTCGCCGATGGCGAAGACGCGGGAGTCCGTGGTCTGGTAGTCGTCGTTGACGACCACGTGGCCGCGATCCAGGGCGATGGTGTCGGGCAGGAAGTCCACGTCCGGCTGGTCGCCGATGGACATGATGACCGTGTCCGCCTCGAGCAGTTCGCCGGATTGCAGCAGAACGCCCTTGTCCGTGATCTCCTTGGTAAAGCAGGGCCACTTGAAGCGCGCGCCCACGGCCTCGGCCTCCTTGCGTTCCTTGCCGAAGGAGGCGGGTTCCTGGATGTCGATGAGGGTGATGTCCTCGGCACCCACGGAGGCGGCCATGGTGGCCACGTCGCAGCCCACGTTGCCCGCGCCGATGATGACCAGCTTCTTGCCGATCTCGGCGGTACCCGCCTTGGCGTCCTTGAGGAAGGTCAGAGCCGGGTAGATGCGCTCGTGGCCGGGCACCGGGATGATGCGCGGCTTCTGGGCACCGATGGCCAGGATGACGAAGTCGTATTCCTGCTGGAGTTCCACGAACTCCTTGGCCTTGAGCTCCTGTTGCAGGTGCACGTGGGGGATGACCTTGGCGGCGCGCTCGACTTCCTTTTCCACCACTTCCTTGGGAACGCGGCTGTAGGGGATGGCCGAGGTGATCTTGCCACCCAGGGTCTTGGCCATGTCGTAGACCACGGCCTCGTGCCCCTTCATGCGGATCTGCCAGGCCACGGAGATGCCGGCCGGGCCGCCGCCGATGACGGCCACGCGCTTGCCGGACAGGGGCGGCAGGTCCGGGACCTTGGACTTGTGCCCTTCCCTGCCGAGCTTGGTGATATCCACGGCGGCCATATGCTGCTGGGTGGACCGGGTACAGCCCTCCATGCACAGGTTGGGACAGAGGTAGCCACAGACCGTGGCCGGGAACGGCGTGTAGGCCAGCGCCAGATCCACGGCCTCGTCCACCAGCCCGTCGCGGACGAGCTGCCAGCGCTTCTGCACGGGCATGCCCGTGGGGCAGCTGGCCTGGCACGGGGCCATGTATTTGCGGTTCTCCCACACGGGCACCTTGCGGCGCAGATCGCCGTGGACCACGAGCGGGATGGGTGAACGGTCCAGATCGGTCAGGTCGCCGATGATACCGCCCTTGCCCAGTTCCGCGTCCCAGGTATTGACCCGGAAGTCGTGCATGGCCCTGCGGACCTTGCCCTTTTTCTCAAAGGGGGTCTTGGCCCGGATGAGCTGCCACTCCTCGCGGCGGGTCAGCCGCTTGAGCAGGCGGGAGCGCTTAATCTTCTTGAGGAATTCCTCGATGTTTTTGGTCAGCCAGGCCCAGGTCTCGTCGTCGATGGGCTCCATGAGCGCGTCGGCCTGGGAGAATCCGTCGATGGGGCCGCGCACGAAGATGCGGCCGCCGACCATACCCACGCAAGGGCGATAGCCGAGCACGTTCTTGGGGTTCTGGCCCTCGTGGCCGCAGACCACGGCCGTGCCGCCGGCCATGAACTCTGCGAAGTAGTCGCCCACCGAGCCCAGGATCCACAGTTCGGGCGGGTCGAAACGGGGGTTGGTCTTGGTCATGGTCATGCCGCGCGAGCCGATGTTGCCCGCGATGAAGACCTTGCCCTGCGCCATGGCGTTGCACACGCCGTTGGAGGCGTTGCCGTGGACGACGACCTCCGCGCCCGCGTTGAGCCAGGCCACGTCGTCCGAGGCCGGGCCCATGACCTCGATGGTCGTGCCCGGGAAGCCCTTGGAGCCGATGCGCTGGCCCGGGGAACCGGTGATGGTCACGGAAATGGGCTCGTCCTTGGAAATCCAGAGTCGGCCGCCCAGGCCGTGTTGGCCCATGGCGTCGATCTCCAGTCGGCGCGCGCCCTGCCGGACCGCCGCCTGGATGCGTTCCTCCAGGATGCGGGATTCCACGCGGACACCGTTCTCGTGCCCGTCTATGCGTATTTTCTTAGCCATTGTGTACTCCGATATATCCTGAAGCTTCGATTAAATGACGTACTTGATGTCCAGACGGTCCGCCGCGTCCTTGTCCGAGATGCCGAGCGCGTCGGACATGCCGACGGGCAGGGACGTGGACCGGCCGAGCGGTGCGATGACCTTGCGCAGTTCCGTGTCGAAGCTCAGATAGAAGTCGACCACCCGTTCGGCGACCTTTTCGGGGTCGAGGCGGCGGTAGACTCTCGGGTCCTGGGAGGTGATGCCCTTGGGGCAGACGCCGATGTTGCAGACGTTGCAGCGGTCCTTCTCGGAACCGAGACAGCCCGCGCCGGCCTGCATGACGTACTTGCCGACCTGGACCATGGAGGCCCCGAGCATGATCAGGGCCGCGGCGTTGGCGGCCAGGTTGCCGTGCTTGCCGATGCCGCCGCCCGCGATGAGCGGAATCTCGTTCTGGGCCCCGGCCACGCACAGCGCCTTGTAGCAGTCGCGCAGGTTGGAGGCGATGGGATGCCCCATGTGGTTCATGGACACGTTGTAGGCCGCGCCCGTGCCGCCGTCCTCGCCGTCGATGGCCAAGCCCGCCGCGTAAGGGTTGCGGACCAGGTTGTTGAGCACGGCGAGCGAAGTGGAGGACGCCGAGATCTTCGGGTAGACCGGCACGCGGAAGCCCCAGGCCATGGACATGGACTGGATCATCTTGGCCACGGCCTCCTCGATGGAGTACTTGGTCTGATGGGTCGGCGGGCTGGGCAGGGAGACCCCGGACGGCACGCCGCGGATGGCCGCGATGAGCTTGTTGACCTTGTACCACATGAGCAGGCCGCCGTCGCCGGGCTTGGCGCCCTGGCCGTACTTGATCTCGATGGCGCAGGGATCTTCCTTCATCTCGGGGATGGCGTGGATGATCTCGTCCCAGCCGAAATAGCCCGAGGCGATCTGCAGGATGACGTACTTGAGGAAGCGGGAGCGCAGCAGGCGCGGCGGACAGCCGCCCTCGCCCGTGCTGATGCGCACCGGCATGTTCATTTCCTCGTTCAGGTAGGCCACGCCCATCTGCAACCCTTCCCACATGTTCGGGGAGAGCGCGCCGAAGGACATGCCGCCGATGACCAGGGGATAAATCTCCCGGACCGGCGGTTTCCAGCCGTTTTCGCGGAAGCACTTGATCTCGGCCTCGGGCGAGAGCACCCGGCCGAGCAGCGTACGCACGTCGAACTCGTGGCGGCCCGCGTCGAGCGCCGGGTCGGTGAGCATGGAGATGCGGATGAACTTGATCTGGTCCAGCAGGGACTCGGAACTGTTCCTGCGGCCGCCGCGCGTCCTGGGCTGGCCGCCCCGGTTGTTGTGAAACTGGAGCGTGGTGGAGTCGTACTGGCGGCTCGGTTCGATGGCGTTGTTCGGGCAGACCATGTTGCACATGGCGCAGCCGATGCAGGCGTAGGCCGGGTCGGTCCGCTGGCGGATGCCGTAAAAGGTGGAGAATTCCGTGGTCGGTTTGGCCGACAGCCCCATGGGCGGCTTGACGTCCCGCTTGCGGAACACGCCCAACTCAATGGCGTTGACCGGACAGACCGAGGTACACCGGCCGCACTTGGTGCAGGTGTTGATGTCCCACTTGATCTGCCAGGGCAGGTCCTTGCGGCTTAAAGTTGCTGGCGTAATGGGTCTTTCTGCGAGCATTGGAGAACCTCCCGGCAATCGGGTCCGACGATTGCCGTGTCGAGATGCATGGGTTGAAAATCCTTGGTCCGGTCACGGTCGGGGATGGCGGCGTTGAGCCCGCATATCTCGGAGGAGAATCCGTAGATGCCGAGCTCGGGGTTGCCGCCGACCACGCCGGGCCGCAGTTTCTTGCGGTCCTGGGCCATGAACATGGAGCCGTCGGGCAGGCACCCGATGACGCAGTTGGGGCCGTCGATGATCAGCTTGCGACAGGCGCGCTTGAGATCGGACAAAAATGCCCGGTCCGGATGGTCGCGCATCTCGTCGTC includes the following:
- a CDS encoding ABC transporter ATP-binding protein, whose product is MARKPDLHTFSNRYLLKRSIGYFGAYKGRVALAVASMLLLSPISPALAWIGKYVMDDVLIAKDMGMLKLCILAFLGLWLLRGLLMIGQAYTMQATGMLVLRDIRNELFKKIIRLPMPYFAESEVGMLMSRIIADVTAVRACLPSVLMFVRQIFTLIALIGTTIYLDPYLSLWALLVMPAAIYPFTYFGKKIRKYGRKTQAELSGVNVVLEESFSGIKVIKAFANEVREDFKFKKENDSLTRLLVRKILYNEGSSRAMDIVGACAGASVLWFGGMRVINGDMTPGDLMAFSLCVLQLYEPIKKLNTANNEIQGGLAGAERVFDILDSPSIQVEEEGKTVFDGSLRSLVFRSVRFTYPGCPAPAVDGVDLTIEAGQRVAIVGPSGSGKTTLVNLIPRFYLAQEGVVELNGVPLEDYTLESLRTHLGLVSQDTFLFNVSIADNIAYAHDGYEMSDVRRAADAAFAHEFITVMPEGYDTVVGEGGVKISGGQKQRLTIARAIMKNPSLLILDEATSALDTESERVVQKALDNLMQGRTSIVIAHRLSTILTADVIVVMKDGRIVARGKHDELLATCPLYDRLYQMQFEDTTETSRADAACTAPRLV
- a CDS encoding DUF922 domain-containing protein, which codes for MQHVPSRRLRRFIPAALALSLLLLAAPALADVVRTVSTEYYMVEGTEPTTIILNLKRSSPLNEGNKTYQANTRTYIRTTYNIEQRGDTCRITNVVVYLHLTYLYPKLKHSVDFETRKWWRGFYRQLEKHELIHGEISTKAAHKLSDTLENLKTGDCHNIKSTAKVKARRILEQMKKDQVSYDALTQHGFKQQRNMGRYP
- a CDS encoding FAD-dependent oxidoreductase, with amino-acid sequence MAKKIRIDGHENGVRVESRILEERIQAAVRQGARRLEIDAMGQHGLGGRLWISKDEPISVTITGSPGQRIGSKGFPGTTIEVMGPASDDVAWLNAGAEVVVHGNASNGVCNAMAQGKVFIAGNIGSRGMTMTKTNPRFDPPELWILGSVGDYFAEFMAGGTAVVCGHEGQNPKNVLGYRPCVGMVGGRIFVRGPIDGFSQADALMEPIDDETWAWLTKNIEEFLKKIKRSRLLKRLTRREEWQLIRAKTPFEKKGKVRRAMHDFRVNTWDAELGKGGIIGDLTDLDRSPIPLVVHGDLRRKVPVWENRKYMAPCQASCPTGMPVQKRWQLVRDGLVDEAVDLALAYTPFPATVCGYLCPNLCMEGCTRSTQQHMAAVDITKLGREGHKSKVPDLPPLSGKRVAVIGGGPAGISVAWQIRMKGHEAVVYDMAKTLGGKITSAIPYSRVPKEVVEKEVERAAKVIPHVHLQQELKAKEFVELQQEYDFVILAIGAQKPRIIPVPGHERIYPALTFLKDAKAGTAEIGKKLVIIGAGNVGCDVATMAASVGAEDITLIDIQEPASFGKERKEAEAVGARFKWPCFTKEITDKGVLLQSGELLEADTVIMSIGDQPDVDFLPDTIALDRGHVVVNDDYQTTDSRVFAIGDAVRPGLLTHAIGHGRRAAEVIDDIFNNRRPQSDTRDMIDYTRMTLEYFDPRVIEFSDANQCGAECSSCGSCRDCYICDTLCPQNAIKRNELPDGGFERVVDPDKCIACGFCADACPCGIWDMKNPAPME
- a CDS encoding glutamate synthase-related protein, whose translation is MLAERPITPATLSRKDLPWQIKWDINTCTKCGRCTSVCPVNAIELGVFRKRDVKPPMGLSAKPTTEFSTFYGIRQRTDPAYACIGCAMCNMVCPNNAIEPSRQYDSTTLQFHNNRGGQPRTRGGRRNSSESLLDQIKFIRISMLTDPALDAGRHEFDVRTLLGRVLSPEAEIKCFRENGWKPPVREIYPLVIGGMSFGALSPNMWEGLQMGVAYLNEEMNMPVRISTGEGGCPPRLLRSRFLKYVILQIASGYFGWDEIIHAIPEMKEDPCAIEIKYGQGAKPGDGGLLMWYKVNKLIAAIRGVPSGVSLPSPPTHQTKYSIEEAVAKMIQSMSMAWGFRVPVYPKISASSTSLAVLNNLVRNPYAAGLAIDGEDGGTGAAYNVSMNHMGHPIASNLRDCYKALCVAGAQNEIPLIAGGGIGKHGNLAANAAALIMLGASMVQVGKYVMQAGAGCLGSEKDRCNVCNIGVCPKGITSQDPRVYRRLDPEKVAERVVDFYLSFDTELRKVIAPLGRSTSLPVGMSDALGISDKDAADRLDIKYVI